The following proteins are encoded in a genomic region of Sebastes fasciatus isolate fSebFas1 chromosome 14, fSebFas1.pri, whole genome shotgun sequence:
- the LOC141781844 gene encoding putative G-protein coupled receptor 82 isoform X2 gives MEYKSYAFPPDNASLSSSVLSLCPTAATLFFLPSVYTLLFLTALPGNTLSLWVFLRRIATVSPIHVYLSHLSISNLLLSLTAPFLAAYYARGSVWTQSDVPCQMVLHGVTPVLHINIYISIIILTWVALSRFAALIQHTHASRPSGCTKLLPHSFFTRLTTTSFARRVCAAVWVVAVGGTVPVTVYYSVNEAVSANAVSKDGSVAVCYNSAVEIGGSLSMAFNVPVITLFFVFYLLVLLCYMTVLRHIRRSRHNTSVTNSQSLLGRVLRNIVVIQVVLSVCLLPYHIFKPIFISLACDTQSPNNNNNNCHPLSTFVETRPSVIKPADF, from the exons ATGGAGTATAAATCGTACGCTTTTCCACCGGATAAcgcttccctctcctcctctgttctctCGCTCTGCCCCACCGCCGCCAcgctcttcttcctcccctccgtctacacactcctcttcctcaccgcTCTCCCGGGCAACACGCTGTCTTTGTGGGTGTTCCTGCGGCGCATCGCCACCGTCTCCCCCATCCACGTTTATCTGTCCCACCTGAGCATCTCCAACCTGTTGCTGTCCCTCACCGCGCCCTTCCTCGCAGCCTACTACGCCCGGGGATCGGTCTGGACCCAGAGTGACGTCCCGTGTCAGATGGTCCTGCACGGCGTCACCCCGGTGCTCCACATCAACATCTACATAAGCATCATAATCCTCACTTGGGTGGCCCTCAGCCGCTTCGCGGCCCTCATTCAGCACACCCACGCCTCCAGGCCCAGCGGCTGCACGAAGCTGCTGCCGCACAGCTTCTTCACCCGCCTCACGACGACCTCCTTCGCCAGGAGGGTGTGTGCCGCAGTGTGGGTGGTGGCGGTAGGGGGCACTGTGCCGGTGACGGTTTACTACTCTGTGAACGAAGCTGTGAGCGCCAACGCTGTTTCGAAAGATGGAAGTGTGGCGGTGTGCTACAACTCTGCGGTGGAGATAGGAGGCAGTCTGTCTATGGCTTTCAACGTTCCCGTTATAACGCTGTTCTTTGTGTTTTacctgctggtgctgctgtgcTACATGACGGTGTTGAGGCATATCAGACGCTCTCGTCACAACACGAGCGTCACCAACTCCCAGAGCCTGCTGGGTAGGGTGCTCCGAAACATCGTGGTCATCCAG GTTGTTCTCTCAGTCTGTCTGCTGCCGTACCATATCTTCAAACCCATCTTCATTTCTCTGGCTTGTGATACACAGAgccccaacaacaacaacaacaactgtcatCCACTCTCCACCTTCGTCGAG ACAAGACCTTCCGTCATCAAACCCGCAGACTTTTGA
- the LOC141781844 gene encoding putative G-protein coupled receptor 82 isoform X1: MEYKSYAFPPDNASLSSSVLSLCPTAATLFFLPSVYTLLFLTALPGNTLSLWVFLRRIATVSPIHVYLSHLSISNLLLSLTAPFLAAYYARGSVWTQSDVPCQMVLHGVTPVLHINIYISIIILTWVALSRFAALIQHTHASRPSGCTKLLPHSFFTRLTTTSFARRVCAAVWVVAVGGTVPVTVYYSVNEAVSANAVSKDGSVAVCYNSAVEIGGSLSMAFNVPVITLFFVFYLLVLLCYMTVLRHIRRSRHNTSVTNSQSLLGRVLRNIVVIQVVLSVCLLPYHIFKPIFISLACDTQSPNNNNNNCHPLSTFVEVKNCLLLLAALRGSTDPLMYFLLDKTFRHQTRRLLRCNQNNPGSREMCSVSGRDNLNAGKLEDGNVITAAVDLSQGSVL; this comes from the exons ATGGAGTATAAATCGTACGCTTTTCCACCGGATAAcgcttccctctcctcctctgttctctCGCTCTGCCCCACCGCCGCCAcgctcttcttcctcccctccgtctacacactcctcttcctcaccgcTCTCCCGGGCAACACGCTGTCTTTGTGGGTGTTCCTGCGGCGCATCGCCACCGTCTCCCCCATCCACGTTTATCTGTCCCACCTGAGCATCTCCAACCTGTTGCTGTCCCTCACCGCGCCCTTCCTCGCAGCCTACTACGCCCGGGGATCGGTCTGGACCCAGAGTGACGTCCCGTGTCAGATGGTCCTGCACGGCGTCACCCCGGTGCTCCACATCAACATCTACATAAGCATCATAATCCTCACTTGGGTGGCCCTCAGCCGCTTCGCGGCCCTCATTCAGCACACCCACGCCTCCAGGCCCAGCGGCTGCACGAAGCTGCTGCCGCACAGCTTCTTCACCCGCCTCACGACGACCTCCTTCGCCAGGAGGGTGTGTGCCGCAGTGTGGGTGGTGGCGGTAGGGGGCACTGTGCCGGTGACGGTTTACTACTCTGTGAACGAAGCTGTGAGCGCCAACGCTGTTTCGAAAGATGGAAGTGTGGCGGTGTGCTACAACTCTGCGGTGGAGATAGGAGGCAGTCTGTCTATGGCTTTCAACGTTCCCGTTATAACGCTGTTCTTTGTGTTTTacctgctggtgctgctgtgcTACATGACGGTGTTGAGGCATATCAGACGCTCTCGTCACAACACGAGCGTCACCAACTCCCAGAGCCTGCTGGGTAGGGTGCTCCGAAACATCGTGGTCATCCAG GTTGTTCTCTCAGTCTGTCTGCTGCCGTACCATATCTTCAAACCCATCTTCATTTCTCTGGCTTGTGATACACAGAgccccaacaacaacaacaacaactgtcatCCACTCTCCACCTTCGTCGAG GTGAAGAACTGCCTGCTGCTTCTGGCTGCACTGAGAGGTTCAACTGACCCTTTGATGTACTTCCTGTTAGACAAGACCTTCCGTCATCAAACCCGCAGACTTTTGAGGTGTAACCAGAACAACCCCGGAAGCAGAGAGATGTGTTCGGTTTCGGGAAGGGACAATCTGAACGCTGGAAAGTTGGAGGATGGAAATGTGATCACTGCTGCTGTGGATTTAAGTCAAGGAAGTGTTTTGTAG